A section of the Streptomyces sp. V3I8 genome encodes:
- a CDS encoding SWF or SNF family helicase has translation MSDPYENTPERTFAALPPARGRGFAQRWWGQAWLRALEDAALDSEQLRVGRRLARAGAVGAVSVRPGRVTAVVQDRDRTAHRADVLLQELSGEQWDRFLGMAVERAGHIAALLDREMPPHLVEDAASAGIELLPGLGDLEAECDCDAWDHCGHTAALCYQVARLLDQDPFVLLLLRGRGERELLDEVQRHSVSRSATGTGTGTAAVRQDAQEGVDAAGAYAAGDILPSLPGAPAVPPEPGLPPSLDTETAPAPGVDPAALEFLAAQAAREAYRLLVDALAADHEQRAPETGLTPAQDAVRLASGRPDAASADRLAKGSGRDREGLALAVRAWEYGGAAALDVLEADRPAQTYARARAALESAWEDDERPALHAARNRWTTADGRIQLRPGPDGRWWPYRKERGRWAPAGPAAQDPATALALAEGQE, from the coding sequence ATGAGCGATCCGTACGAGAACACTCCGGAGCGCACCTTCGCCGCTCTGCCGCCGGCACGCGGCCGGGGGTTCGCACAGCGCTGGTGGGGACAGGCCTGGCTCCGGGCGCTGGAGGACGCCGCGCTGGACTCGGAGCAGTTGCGGGTGGGCCGCCGTCTCGCGCGTGCGGGGGCCGTGGGCGCCGTGTCGGTCCGCCCCGGGCGCGTCACCGCGGTGGTCCAGGACCGCGACCGCACCGCGCACCGTGCGGACGTCCTGCTGCAGGAGCTGTCCGGGGAGCAGTGGGACCGCTTCCTCGGCATGGCCGTCGAGCGGGCGGGGCACATCGCGGCACTGCTCGACCGCGAGATGCCGCCGCACCTCGTCGAGGACGCCGCGAGTGCCGGCATCGAACTCCTGCCGGGCCTGGGCGACCTGGAGGCGGAGTGCGACTGCGACGCGTGGGACCACTGTGGTCACACCGCCGCGCTGTGCTATCAGGTGGCGCGGCTGCTGGACCAGGATCCTTTCGTGCTGCTCCTGCTGCGCGGCCGCGGCGAACGCGAACTGCTCGACGAGGTCCAGAGGCACAGCGTCTCCCGGTCCGCGACGGGAACCGGGACCGGGACCGCAGCGGTTCGACAGGACGCGCAGGAGGGTGTGGACGCCGCCGGGGCGTATGCGGCGGGCGACATCCTGCCGTCGCTGCCCGGGGCACCTGCCGTGCCCCCGGAGCCGGGCCTGCCGCCCTCGCTGGACACGGAGACCGCTCCCGCGCCCGGAGTCGATCCGGCCGCGCTGGAGTTCCTGGCGGCACAGGCCGCGCGTGAGGCGTACCGGCTGCTCGTCGACGCGCTGGCAGCGGACCATGAACAGCGCGCTCCGGAGACCGGCCTGACGCCCGCGCAGGATGCCGTACGACTGGCGTCGGGCCGGCCCGACGCCGCGTCGGCCGATCGGCTCGCGAAGGGTTCGGGACGCGACCGTGAAGGCCTGGCGCTCGCGGTCCGCGCCTGGGAGTACGGAGGTGCGGCCGCCCTCGACGTACTCGAGGCGGACCGGCCGGCGCAGACGTACGCACGTGCGCGTGCCGCCCTGGAGTCGGCCTGGGAGGACGACGAGCGGCCTGCCCTGCACGCGGCCCGCAACCGCTGGACCACTGCCGACGGACGGATCCAGCTCCGTCCGGGACCGGACGGCCGCTGGTGGCCGTACCGCAAGGAGCGGGGCCGTTGGGCCCCCGCCGGTCCTGCCGCCCAAGACCCCGCGACGGCGCTCGCCCTGGCCGAGGGACAGGAGTGA
- a CDS encoding AAA family ATPase gives MPEQMGRWPLVGRRQELEAFAGALADPGCWGFVVGGSAGVGKSRLAEECLERAAAAGFRVGRATASTAAGAVPLGAIAHLLPAGVDLSDPVTGFAAVARRLTVGAGLRRVLLVDDMHLLDSASAMLLRQLMDSGALLLIGTVRSGEPYGEAVAALWGGDAVHRVDLTVLNSRQVEALLRASLGGPVARRALHELSAASGGNVLYLRELVLGALASGYLTEDGELWHLAEGRLPATARLTEVIGARLAAAGATGRPALELPALCESLPLADAEAVVRPQVMAALEQAGLIRVVQDRRRTTVLLTHPLYGEVLRAGLPAPSSPAAGPGRTRRDPRCAPRRRPVRVATWRLTATGTADPALLSQAAAVARHAHDYPQTVALLQALPEKHHTTATGLMLGNAFFEMGRWEEAEAVLVRADALVRGEQDQVAVALVRTINLLWSNAPLAEALAVNAAARDRISSEAGRHEFTVNEGFMRIVGGLPSQGLALLEDLETEVRGAGDVNVWLRGAWIG, from the coding sequence ATGCCGGAACAGATGGGGCGCTGGCCGTTGGTGGGCCGCAGGCAGGAGTTGGAGGCTTTCGCCGGTGCGTTGGCGGACCCGGGATGCTGGGGGTTCGTGGTGGGCGGATCAGCCGGGGTGGGCAAGTCCCGGCTGGCCGAGGAATGCCTGGAACGGGCCGCGGCGGCGGGTTTTCGAGTGGGGCGGGCCACGGCGAGTACCGCGGCGGGGGCGGTGCCGCTGGGGGCGATCGCGCATCTGCTGCCCGCCGGGGTGGATCTGTCCGACCCGGTGACCGGGTTCGCCGCGGTCGCCAGGCGGCTGACCGTCGGGGCGGGGCTGCGGCGAGTGCTGTTGGTCGATGACATGCATCTGCTGGACTCGGCCTCCGCCATGCTTCTGCGGCAGCTGATGGATTCTGGAGCGCTCCTGCTGATCGGTACCGTTCGCAGCGGGGAGCCTTACGGGGAGGCTGTTGCGGCGCTGTGGGGCGGGGACGCGGTGCATCGGGTCGATCTGACCGTCCTGAACTCGCGGCAGGTCGAGGCACTGCTGCGGGCTTCGCTCGGCGGACCGGTCGCCCGGCGTGCTCTGCACGAGCTGTCGGCTGCGAGCGGTGGCAACGTGCTCTATCTGCGCGAACTGGTCCTCGGCGCCCTGGCTTCCGGGTATCTGACCGAGGACGGGGAGCTGTGGCACCTGGCTGAGGGCCGGCTCCCGGCCACGGCGCGGCTGACCGAGGTGATCGGCGCCCGGCTGGCGGCGGCCGGCGCGACCGGGCGCCCCGCGCTGGAACTGCCGGCGCTGTGCGAGTCACTGCCTCTGGCCGATGCCGAAGCCGTCGTCCGGCCGCAGGTGATGGCGGCTCTGGAACAAGCGGGGCTGATCCGCGTCGTTCAGGACCGGCGTCGTACCACGGTCCTCCTGACCCATCCGCTGTACGGCGAGGTGCTGCGCGCCGGTCTTCCTGCGCCGTCGAGCCCTGCTGCTGGACCAGGCCGTACGCGTCGAGACCCGCGGTGCGCGCCGCGGAGGCGACCCGTGCGCGTCGCCACCTGGCGACTGACCGCCACTGGCACAGCTGACCCCGCCCTGCTCTCCCAGGCTGCCGCGGTGGCCCGTCACGCGCACGACTACCCCCAAACAGTCGCTCTTCTGCAGGCGTTACCCGAAAAGCACCACACCACCGCCACCGGCTTGATGCTGGGCAACGCCTTCTTCGAGATGGGCCGCTGGGAGGAGGCCGAGGCCGTGCTCGTCCGGGCCGACGCCCTTGTCCGCGGCGAGCAGGACCAGGTCGCGGTCGCTCTGGTCCGTACGATAAATCTGCTGTGGAGCAACGCTCCCCTCGCCGAGGCGCTCGCGGTCAACGCAGCCGCTCGGGACCGAATCAGCAGTGAGGCGGGCCGTCACGAATTCACCGTCAATGAGGGTTTCATGCGGATCGTCGGCGGCCTGCCGAGTCAGGGGCTGGCCCTGCTGGAGGACCTGGAAACCGAGGTGCGCGGTGCCGGCGACGTCAACGTCTGGTTGCGGGGGGCCTGGATTGGATGA
- a CDS encoding N-acetylmuramoyl-L-alanine amidase, producing the protein MDRAKFLPTSLPSRRRLLQSAALATLSTALLPTTRAGAEPQGVDHPQSEWSPASPSNYTVAGRPTSHPIDFVVVHVTQATYSDTLAIFQNPKKQVSAHYVVRSGDGHIAQMVRERDIAWHAGNWDYNTRSIGIEHEGWVDRPAYFTNALYEESAKLTAAICDKYELPKDRSHILAHYEVPGSDHTDPGPHWDWTRYIRLVNLA; encoded by the coding sequence GTGGATCGGGCGAAGTTCCTTCCCACCTCCCTGCCCAGCAGGCGGCGCCTGCTGCAGAGTGCGGCTCTCGCCACGCTCTCCACCGCGCTGCTCCCCACCACGCGAGCGGGCGCCGAACCGCAGGGCGTCGACCACCCGCAGTCCGAATGGTCCCCGGCGAGTCCGTCCAACTACACCGTGGCCGGCCGGCCGACGAGCCATCCCATCGACTTCGTCGTCGTCCACGTGACCCAGGCGACCTACTCGGACACCCTCGCCATCTTCCAGAACCCGAAGAAGCAGGTGTCCGCGCACTACGTCGTTCGGTCCGGCGACGGCCACATCGCCCAGATGGTCCGCGAGCGCGACATCGCCTGGCACGCGGGCAACTGGGATTACAACACCCGCAGCATCGGCATCGAGCACGAGGGCTGGGTGGACAGGCCGGCGTACTTCACCAACGCCCTGTACGAGGAGTCGGCAAAACTCACCGCGGCGATCTGTGACAAGTACGAGCTTCCCAAGGACCGTTCACACATCCTCGCGCACTACGAGGTACCCGGCAGCGACCACACGGACCCCGGCCCGCACTGGGACTGGACGCGCTACATCAGACTGGTCAACCTCGCCTAG
- a CDS encoding acetamidase/formamidase family protein: MSDLRILTVRPEPGEYAWTFGGVPPVARIAPGTVLDLYTEDCFAGRVRSEKDLVSEVCEFPFLNPQTGPFHVEGAEPGDTVAVHFVSIEPARDWAASTTVPLFGALTSTHTTATLQPPLPETVWIWQLDRARRTALFSARDSDIRIELPMDPMHGTVGVAPANLEVRSALVPDAHGGNMDTPEMRTGVTCYLGVNVEGALLSLGDGHARQGEGETCGVAVECAMNTVVIVELLKGIVTPWPRIESDTHIISTGSARPLEDAFRISQLDLVRWLVRDYGFSERDAYQFATQTVESPLANVCDTNYTCVAKIRKEWLPERETHRGLHARMRETAAALSR, translated from the coding sequence ATGAGTGACCTTCGGATTCTGACCGTGCGCCCCGAACCGGGCGAGTACGCCTGGACGTTCGGCGGCGTGCCGCCCGTCGCCCGCATCGCGCCGGGCACGGTCCTCGACCTCTACACGGAGGACTGCTTCGCCGGGCGGGTGCGCTCGGAGAAGGACCTGGTGTCCGAGGTGTGCGAATTCCCGTTCCTCAATCCGCAGACGGGGCCGTTCCATGTGGAGGGCGCGGAACCGGGTGACACGGTCGCGGTGCACTTCGTGTCGATCGAACCGGCCCGGGACTGGGCGGCGTCGACGACGGTCCCACTCTTCGGGGCGCTCACCTCCACCCACACCACGGCCACGTTGCAGCCGCCGCTGCCGGAGACCGTGTGGATCTGGCAGCTCGACCGGGCGCGCCGCACCGCCCTGTTCAGCGCACGGGACAGCGACATCCGGATCGAACTGCCCATGGATCCGATGCACGGCACCGTGGGGGTGGCGCCGGCCAACCTGGAGGTGCGCTCCGCCCTGGTACCGGACGCGCACGGCGGGAACATGGACACGCCCGAGATGCGGACCGGCGTCACGTGCTACCTCGGCGTGAACGTCGAAGGCGCCCTGCTGAGCCTCGGCGACGGCCACGCACGGCAGGGAGAGGGCGAGACCTGCGGAGTCGCCGTCGAGTGCGCGATGAACACGGTGGTGATCGTCGAGCTGCTCAAGGGGATCGTCACTCCGTGGCCCCGCATCGAGTCCGACACCCACATCATCTCGACCGGCTCGGCACGTCCGCTGGAGGACGCGTTCCGGATATCGCAGCTCGACCTGGTGCGATGGCTGGTGCGTGACTACGGGTTCAGCGAGCGGGACGCCTACCAGTTCGCCACCCAGACCGTCGAGTCACCGCTGGCCAACGTCTGCGACACCAACTACACCTGCGTGGCCAAGATCCGCAAGGAGTGGCTGCCCGAGCGGGAGACGCACCGGGGGCTGCACGCGCGGATGCGGGAGACGGCCGCGGCACTGAGCCGTTGA
- the xylB gene encoding xylulokinase: MSAAEGPLVVGVDTSTQSTKALVVDVATGKVVASGQAPHTVSSGAGRESDPRQWWDALREALHQCGDAAREAAAVSVGGQQHGLVTLDAQGAPVRPALLWNDVRSAPQARRLVEELGGPKAWAERTGTVPGASITVTKWAWLAEHEPESVRAAASVRLPHDYLTELLTGVGTTDRGDASGTGWWASGTEAYDEEVLGHVGLDPALLPRVARPGEVVGTVRDAAGLPFAKGTLVAPGTGDNAAAALGLGLHPGTAVLSLGTSGTVYAVSTRRPADPTGTVAGFADARGDWLPLACTLNCTLAVDRVATLLGIDREAVEPGTSVTLLPYLDGERTPNLPHASGLLHGLRHDTTPGQLLQAAYDGAVHSLLGALDLVLDEESDRSAPLLLIGGGARGRAWQQTVRRLSGRPVQVPEARELVALGAAAQAAGVLTGEDPAAVARRWNTARGPVLEAGERDEAALARIAGVLSDAAPLLERGSDRR; the protein is encoded by the coding sequence ATGTCAGCAGCCGAGGGTCCGCTCGTCGTCGGTGTGGACACGTCCACCCAGTCCACCAAGGCCCTGGTCGTGGACGTGGCCACCGGAAAGGTCGTGGCGAGCGGCCAGGCGCCGCACACCGTGTCCTCGGGAGCGGGCCGCGAGAGCGACCCGCGGCAGTGGTGGGACGCGCTGCGCGAGGCGCTGCACCAGTGCGGCGACGCGGCGCGCGAGGCCGCCGCGGTGTCCGTCGGCGGCCAGCAGCACGGGCTCGTCACACTCGACGCCCAGGGCGCTCCGGTACGTCCCGCGCTGCTGTGGAACGACGTGCGGTCGGCGCCGCAGGCCCGCCGCCTCGTGGAGGAACTGGGCGGCCCGAAGGCGTGGGCCGAGCGCACCGGGACGGTGCCGGGCGCGTCCATCACCGTCACCAAGTGGGCATGGCTCGCCGAGCACGAACCCGAGTCCGTCCGCGCCGCTGCCTCCGTACGGCTGCCCCACGACTACCTCACCGAGCTCCTCACGGGGGTGGGCACGACCGACCGCGGCGACGCCTCCGGTACGGGCTGGTGGGCGTCCGGGACGGAGGCGTACGACGAGGAGGTCCTCGGCCACGTGGGGCTCGATCCGGCCCTGCTGCCCCGGGTGGCCCGGCCCGGCGAGGTCGTCGGGACCGTGCGTGACGCGGCCGGCCTGCCCTTCGCCAAGGGCACGCTGGTCGCTCCCGGTACCGGTGACAACGCCGCCGCCGCGCTGGGCCTCGGGCTGCACCCGGGCACCGCGGTGCTCAGCCTCGGCACGTCGGGCACCGTGTACGCGGTGTCGACGCGGCGGCCCGCGGACCCCACCGGCACCGTGGCCGGTTTCGCCGACGCGCGGGGCGACTGGCTGCCGCTGGCCTGCACCCTCAACTGCACCCTTGCCGTGGACCGCGTCGCCACCCTGCTCGGCATCGACCGGGAAGCCGTCGAGCCCGGTACGAGTGTGACGCTGCTCCCCTACCTGGACGGCGAGCGCACCCCGAACCTGCCGCACGCCTCGGGCCTGCTGCACGGGCTGCGGCACGACACGACCCCGGGGCAGCTGCTCCAGGCGGCGTACGACGGGGCCGTCCACTCGCTGCTCGGCGCCCTCGACCTGGTGCTCGACGAGGAATCCGACCGTTCGGCGCCGCTCCTGCTCATCGGCGGAGGCGCACGCGGGAGGGCCTGGCAGCAGACCGTACGCCGGCTGTCGGGACGTCCCGTCCAGGTGCCCGAGGCCAGGGAACTGGTCGCGCTCGGCGCCGCCGCGCAGGCCGCGGGCGTGCTCACCGGGGAGGATCCGGCGGCGGTGGCCCGGCGCTGGAACACGGCGCGCGGGCCGGTGCTGGAGGCCGGGGAGCGGGACGAGGCGGCGCTGGCGCGGATCGCCGGGGTACTCTCCGACGCGGCTCCGTTGCTGGAACGGGGGTCCGATCGGCGCTGA
- the xylA gene encoding xylose isomerase codes for MNYQPTPEDRFTFGLWTVGWQGRDPFGDATRAALDPVESVQRLSELGAYGVTFHDDDLIPFGSSETERESHIKRFRQALDTTGMTVPMATTNLFTHPVFKDGAFTANDRDVRRYALRKTIRNIDLAVELGAEVYVAWGGREGAESGAAKDVRVALDRMKEAFDLLGEYVTSQGYDLRFAIEPKPNEPRGDILLPTVGHALAFIERLERPELYGVNPEVGHEQMAGLNFPHGIAQALWAGKLFHIDLNGQNGIKYDQDLRFGGGDLRAAFWLVDLLETAGYAGPKHFDFKPPRTEDYDGVWASAAGCMRNYLILQERAAAFRADPEVQEALRASRLDELAQPTASDGLQALLADRASFEEFDVEAAAARGMAFERLDQLAMDHLLAARG; via the coding sequence ATGAACTACCAGCCCACCCCCGAGGACAGGTTCACCTTCGGCCTGTGGACCGTCGGCTGGCAGGGAAGGGACCCGTTCGGCGACGCCACCCGGGCCGCCCTGGACCCGGTCGAGTCGGTGCAGCGCCTGTCGGAACTCGGCGCCTACGGAGTGACTTTCCACGACGACGACCTGATCCCCTTCGGATCCTCGGAGACCGAGCGCGAGTCACACATCAAGCGCTTCAGGCAGGCTCTCGACACGACCGGTATGACCGTGCCGATGGCCACCACGAACCTGTTCACACACCCCGTCTTCAAGGACGGCGCCTTCACCGCCAACGACCGGGACGTGCGCCGCTACGCGCTGCGCAAGACGATCCGCAACATCGACCTGGCGGTCGAACTGGGCGCGGAGGTCTACGTCGCGTGGGGCGGCCGTGAGGGTGCCGAGTCCGGTGCCGCCAAGGACGTACGCGTCGCGCTGGACCGGATGAAGGAAGCCTTCGACCTCCTCGGCGAGTACGTGACCTCGCAGGGCTACGACCTGCGTTTCGCGATCGAGCCGAAGCCGAACGAGCCACGCGGCGACATCCTCCTGCCGACGGTCGGCCACGCGTTGGCCTTCATCGAGCGCCTGGAGCGGCCGGAGCTGTACGGCGTCAACCCCGAGGTCGGCCACGAGCAGATGGCCGGGCTGAACTTCCCGCACGGCATCGCTCAGGCGCTGTGGGCGGGCAAGCTCTTCCACATCGACCTCAACGGCCAGAACGGCATCAAGTACGACCAGGACCTGCGCTTCGGAGGGGGCGATCTGCGAGCGGCCTTCTGGCTGGTGGACCTCCTGGAGACGGCCGGTTACGCGGGCCCGAAGCACTTCGACTTCAAGCCGCCGCGGACCGAGGACTACGACGGCGTCTGGGCCTCGGCAGCGGGCTGCATGCGCAACTACCTGATCCTGCAGGAGCGGGCCGCAGCCTTCCGGGCCGACCCCGAGGTCCAGGAGGCACTGCGGGCCTCGCGCCTGGACGAACTGGCGCAGCCCACCGCCTCGGACGGTCTGCAGGCACTGCTCGCGGACCGTGCCTCCTTCGAGGAGTTCGACGTCGAGGCGGCAGCCGCGCGCGGGATGGCGTTCGAGCGGCTCGACCAGCTGGCGATGGACCACCTGCTGGCCGCCCGCGGCTGA
- a CDS encoding ParH-like protein, producing MLTDRSHRRLWRKARALAEGIELPDPFDAETFLVLLAERRGRPIEILPVGVDAGVPCGLLVTTDHADYILCTPGTSALHRQHILVHEAAHLLCGHDRSPASEAPGVPALLPGLSPDLVRRVLGRTVYAEPAEQEAELLASLILHRALGEGPVPGRDHGRAGTLVGAPSRRSERPRV from the coding sequence ATGCTCACCGATCGGTCGCACAGACGCCTGTGGCGGAAGGCCCGCGCCCTCGCGGAGGGGATCGAGCTGCCGGACCCCTTCGACGCCGAGACCTTCCTGGTCCTCCTGGCCGAACGCCGTGGCCGCCCGATCGAGATCCTGCCGGTCGGGGTGGACGCGGGGGTCCCGTGCGGTCTGCTGGTGACGACCGACCACGCCGACTACATCCTGTGCACCCCGGGGACCAGCGCACTGCACCGGCAGCACATCCTCGTGCACGAGGCGGCCCACCTGCTGTGCGGGCACGACCGGTCGCCCGCTTCCGAGGCGCCGGGCGTACCCGCACTGCTGCCCGGACTCTCCCCCGACCTGGTACGCCGGGTCCTGGGCCGCACCGTGTACGCCGAGCCCGCCGAGCAGGAGGCGGAACTGCTCGCCTCCCTCATCCTGCACCGCGCGCTGGGGGAGGGGCCTGTGCCGGGACGGGACCACGGACGGGCCGGAACCCTGGTCGGGGCGCCCTCCCGCCGGTCCGAGCGGCCACGTGTCTGA
- a CDS encoding DUF3592 domain-containing protein: protein MFLSAVGLVVLLGCWLTGYAYVALLRERGTRRHVLRTGERATARCVHVYSHPNPAIAKPGRKIRQRFVLEFAGPDGDRVSFEDDATPAATRVGDELTVAYLPAQPDHAVCAPADGQQGYGEPLYPVLVFFLGFLVVMAMVAFAGVAVLQAYASAPPDLWIEP, encoded by the coding sequence GTGTTTCTCAGTGCGGTCGGGCTGGTCGTCCTGCTGGGGTGCTGGCTGACGGGTTACGCGTACGTGGCGCTGCTCAGGGAGCGTGGCACACGACGGCATGTGCTGCGGACCGGTGAACGGGCCACGGCGCGTTGCGTCCACGTCTACAGCCACCCGAACCCGGCGATCGCGAAACCGGGCCGGAAGATCAGGCAGCGTTTCGTCCTCGAGTTCGCCGGCCCCGACGGCGACCGCGTGTCCTTCGAGGACGACGCGACCCCGGCGGCGACCCGTGTGGGTGACGAACTGACCGTCGCCTACCTGCCCGCGCAACCCGACCACGCCGTGTGCGCACCCGCGGACGGGCAGCAGGGGTACGGCGAACCGCTGTACCCGGTCCTGGTCTTCTTTCTCGGTTTCCTTGTGGTCATGGCGATGGTCGCCTTCGCTGGAGTGGCCGTGCTCCAGGCGTACGCCTCGGCGCCGCCGGACTTGTGGATCGAACCGTGA
- a CDS encoding esterase-like activity of phytase family protein — MSPYAAGRRRVHRSLAVGVPLAVLAAFAAAGPAVGTPSGGARVTGSATLGDVPLGTFSNGLLPGTVADDRGVDLGGIGSDIYPAGRKGEFWTVTDRGPNGQIKVDGVKRRTFPVPGFDPAIVKIRVSGASVKVLDAIPVTTAPGKPVTGLPNQEARDEAPYSYDARTPVPYDPNGLDTEGIVRAEDGSFWLVDEYGPSLVHVSTRGKVLTRYVPKGLKLTGAGYPVVEALPSVLLHRKINRGFEGLAQLPGGDLVLAVQSPLSLPDTDAGEESLTARLLRFSPKKRAVTAEYAYRFDPVGTVDPGEDDTSELKISSVVAVGRDRLLVEERTDRAARLQVVQLGRSADILGDKWDDSTTSPSLEQLADPAASGVPVLRKRLVVDLGGVKGVPGKIEGVARVDRDTLALINDNDFGMTDGAEAFDAQGRLVDSGIETTVTYVRLPHGI; from the coding sequence ATGTCCCCGTACGCCGCAGGTCGGCGCCGTGTCCACCGTTCCCTTGCCGTGGGCGTGCCGCTCGCCGTGCTGGCCGCCTTCGCTGCGGCGGGCCCCGCGGTCGGCACACCTTCCGGCGGTGCGCGGGTCACGGGCTCCGCGACGCTCGGCGACGTCCCGCTGGGCACGTTCAGCAACGGACTGCTGCCGGGCACGGTCGCCGACGACCGGGGTGTGGACCTGGGCGGCATCGGGAGCGACATCTACCCGGCGGGCCGCAAGGGGGAGTTCTGGACCGTCACGGATCGCGGGCCCAACGGCCAGATCAAGGTCGACGGGGTGAAGCGCCGTACGTTTCCCGTGCCCGGCTTCGACCCGGCGATCGTGAAGATACGGGTGTCGGGTGCCTCCGTGAAGGTACTGGACGCGATCCCGGTCACCACCGCCCCGGGCAAGCCCGTCACAGGCCTGCCCAACCAGGAGGCACGCGACGAGGCGCCGTACTCCTATGACGCGAGGACGCCGGTCCCGTACGACCCGAACGGTCTGGACACCGAAGGGATCGTGCGCGCCGAGGACGGCAGTTTCTGGCTCGTCGACGAGTACGGGCCTTCACTGGTCCACGTCTCCACGCGCGGGAAGGTGCTCACCCGGTACGTCCCGAAGGGGCTGAAGCTGACCGGCGCGGGCTACCCGGTGGTCGAGGCGCTGCCCTCGGTCCTGCTGCACCGGAAGATCAACCGCGGCTTCGAAGGTCTCGCCCAACTGCCCGGCGGTGACCTGGTGCTGGCCGTTCAGAGTCCGCTGTCCCTGCCGGACACGGATGCGGGTGAGGAGTCGCTGACCGCGCGTCTGCTGCGCTTCTCTCCGAAGAAGCGGGCCGTCACCGCCGAGTACGCGTACAGGTTCGACCCGGTGGGCACGGTCGACCCGGGCGAGGACGACACCTCCGAGCTGAAGATCTCGTCCGTGGTGGCCGTCGGCCGCGACCGGCTGCTGGTCGAGGAGCGCACCGACAGGGCCGCCCGGCTGCAGGTCGTGCAGCTCGGCCGGAGCGCGGACATCCTCGGCGACAAGTGGGACGACAGCACCACGTCGCCCTCCCTGGAGCAGCTGGCGGATCCCGCCGCGTCCGGTGTCCCCGTACTGCGCAAGCGCCTCGTCGTGGACCTCGGCGGGGTGAAGGGGGTACCCGGGAAGATCGAGGGTGTCGCGCGCGTGGACCGCGACACGCTCGCGCTCATCAACGACAACGACTTCGGGATGACGGACGGGGCGGAGGCCTTCGACGCGCAGGGCCGCCTGGTGGACAGCGGGATCGAGACCACCGTGACGTACGTACGCCTTCCGCACGGGATCTGA